The following proteins come from a genomic window of Elusimicrobiota bacterium:
- the rfbB gene encoding dTDP-glucose 4,6-dehydratase, translated as MRLLVTGGAGFIGSHFVLHRLATHPRDRVVTLDKLTYAGNLANLGEARRSPRHRFVRGDIGHAATVRRALAGVDAVVHFAAETHVDRSLLDADVFLQTNVQGTYTLAHAARAAGVRRFVHVSTDEVYGSVPRGRSRETDVLAPTSPYAASKAASDQMVLSLWRTFGAPAIVTRCTNNFGPRQHPEKFLPLFITNALAGLPLPLYGRGDNVRNWIHVLDHCEAIGRVLERGRPGEIYNIAADREHRNIDVARAILRWTGRPSSLLTFVTDRTGHDARYAPDASKIRRQLGWRPRRPFSSELPRLIEWYRTNESWWRPVRGAAFRRYYKKQYGKR; from the coding sequence ATGCGATTGCTCGTGACGGGCGGCGCCGGGTTCATCGGTTCCCATTTCGTCCTTCATCGACTGGCCACCCACCCGCGGGACCGGGTGGTCACGCTCGACAAGCTGACCTACGCGGGCAATTTGGCCAATCTGGGCGAGGCGCGCCGTTCCCCACGCCACCGTTTTGTTCGCGGGGACATCGGCCACGCCGCGACGGTCCGGCGGGCCCTCGCGGGGGTGGACGCGGTGGTCCACTTCGCGGCCGAAACCCACGTCGACCGGTCGCTCCTCGACGCCGACGTGTTCCTCCAAACCAACGTGCAAGGCACCTACACCTTGGCCCACGCCGCCCGGGCCGCCGGGGTGCGCCGGTTTGTGCACGTGTCCACGGACGAAGTCTACGGGTCGGTGCCCCGGGGCCGGTCCCGCGAAACCGACGTTTTGGCTCCCACCAGTCCCTACGCCGCTTCCAAAGCCGCCTCCGACCAAATGGTCCTCAGCCTGTGGCGGACCTTCGGCGCCCCCGCGATCGTCACCCGCTGCACCAACAATTTCGGCCCCCGCCAGCACCCGGAAAAATTCTTGCCCCTCTTCATCACGAACGCGTTGGCGGGGCTCCCGCTGCCGCTCTACGGTCGGGGGGACAACGTGCGCAACTGGATCCACGTGCTGGACCACTGCGAAGCCATCGGCCGGGTGTTGGAGCGCGGCCGGCCCGGCGAAATTTACAACATCGCGGCGGACCGGGAACACCGCAACATCGACGTGGCGCGGGCCATCCTGCGCTGGACGGGCCGCCCGTCGTCGTTGTTGACGTTCGTGACGGACCGCACCGGCCACGACGCCCGCTACGCGCCGGACGCCTCCAAAATTCGGCGGCAATTGGGCTGGCGGCCGCGGCGTCCTTTTTCTTCGGAGTTGCCGCGGTTGATCGAATGGTACCGAACGAACGAATCCTGGTGGCGGCCCGTTCGCGGCGCGGCCTTCCGCCGGTATTACAAAAAACAATACGGAAAGCGGTGA
- a CDS encoding LPS-assembly protein LptD — protein sequence MKTFWLLSVLVLAGVGARGAASVDLSTGTALSTATLTCDELDYFTEANRLEARGNAVLTSSGTRLRADALTLVPAARTAEASGRVVLKDDVLTLFADRVSYDWAQSTGSLREVFIRQGSWRVWGREVERLGPDLFRLRRAAFTSCDRDPPHYHFRGGSAVYRVDKRMSVSNVRFALEKTPLLYIPFYSRSLQDNRWTLTIDPGNSARNGLTTKTLFSYPLGKSARAGVLWDYFSRAGQGLGGELTYADPAARGSLSAYMIRDRIVDEQRWNVRFAHWQRWSPRWQVQSNVAFQSDEEVNNTFVRDDYQRRRQLGESDIAFTHTAPWFTARIVAEHDRALDDARDRFVTARTVLPRLTAQTSALRVGRSSLYFQGSANFESFYDRPEAVAGTPNPILPGKDAVRQTADTTASLRWRWPLGKTISIEPSAGLTEQWQSHREEATALNPKDLLQGRGFTGLNWRHRLTPALDYDLTHRYQVRWRPDTWTRDHAAVDAGLERNEVSFFGSWRPSSAAWARLTTAYDFRDAPGLGFQSPRQRVTPPSLDVTVRPSRAWSATWRETLQLYPTRKTQSRQMALRAGATDRAYLSSGFSYNVGRAGQLDLNHGAAFSLTRGWWLSGDIHYTAEGGGRLRYNHVAFKEKNFVVRRDLHCWVVRVTYRERPGVNELYFRLDLKTNAQARAARPSAGEEQYYPARDNRGDY from the coding sequence ATGAAAACATTTTGGCTCCTTTCGGTATTGGTCCTGGCCGGCGTGGGCGCGCGGGGCGCCGCTTCCGTCGATCTGTCAACGGGGACGGCCCTGTCCACGGCCACCCTCACCTGCGACGAGCTCGATTATTTCACCGAGGCCAACCGGCTCGAGGCGCGCGGAAACGCCGTTCTGACCTCGAGCGGCACCCGCCTTCGGGCCGACGCCTTGACCCTGGTCCCCGCCGCCCGGACGGCGGAGGCGTCGGGTCGGGTGGTTTTGAAGGACGATGTATTGACGCTGTTCGCGGACCGCGTTTCCTACGATTGGGCCCAAAGCACCGGATCGCTGCGGGAGGTCTTTATCCGTCAGGGATCCTGGCGCGTTTGGGGGCGCGAGGTCGAGCGCCTGGGGCCGGATCTCTTCCGTTTGCGCCGCGCCGCTTTCACGAGTTGCGACCGCGATCCGCCCCACTACCATTTCCGGGGGGGGAGCGCCGTCTACCGCGTCGACAAGCGGATGTCGGTGTCCAACGTCCGGTTCGCCCTGGAGAAAACCCCGCTGCTTTACATCCCTTTCTATTCCCGTTCGCTTCAGGACAACCGGTGGACTTTGACCATCGATCCGGGCAACAGCGCGCGGAACGGCCTGACCACCAAAACCCTTTTTTCCTACCCCCTCGGCAAGAGCGCGCGCGCCGGCGTCCTCTGGGACTACTTTTCGCGGGCCGGTCAGGGGCTGGGGGGCGAATTGACCTACGCCGATCCCGCCGCCCGCGGCTCCCTCAGCGCCTACATGATCCGCGATCGCATCGTGGACGAACAGCGGTGGAATGTGCGGTTCGCCCACTGGCAGCGGTGGTCGCCCCGCTGGCAGGTGCAATCCAACGTCGCGTTCCAGTCGGATGAGGAGGTGAACAACACCTTCGTCCGGGACGATTACCAGCGCCGCCGCCAGTTGGGCGAGTCCGATATCGCCTTCACCCACACGGCCCCCTGGTTCACGGCGCGGATCGTCGCCGAGCACGACCGGGCGCTGGACGACGCCCGGGACCGCTTCGTCACCGCGCGCACGGTCTTGCCCCGGTTGACGGCCCAAACGTCGGCACTGCGGGTGGGGCGCAGCAGTCTCTATTTCCAAGGATCGGCCAATTTTGAAAGTTTTTACGACCGCCCGGAGGCGGTCGCGGGCACGCCCAACCCCATCCTGCCGGGCAAGGACGCCGTCCGCCAAACGGCGGACACGACCGCGTCCCTCCGGTGGCGATGGCCCCTGGGCAAAACGATTTCGATCGAGCCGTCCGCGGGTTTGACGGAGCAATGGCAGTCCCACCGGGAGGAGGCGACCGCGCTGAATCCCAAGGATCTGTTGCAAGGGCGCGGGTTCACCGGGCTCAACTGGCGGCACCGCCTGACCCCCGCGCTGGATTACGACCTCACCCACCGATATCAGGTGCGTTGGCGGCCCGACACCTGGACACGCGACCACGCGGCGGTCGACGCGGGGCTGGAACGGAACGAAGTGTCTTTTTTCGGTTCGTGGCGGCCCTCGTCGGCGGCCTGGGCGCGATTGACCACCGCCTACGATTTTCGCGATGCCCCGGGGTTGGGGTTTCAATCGCCCCGCCAGCGGGTGACCCCGCCGAGCCTCGATGTGACGGTTCGCCCGTCACGCGCTTGGAGCGCCACGTGGCGGGAAACCCTGCAGCTTTACCCCACGCGAAAAACCCAAAGCCGTCAAATGGCGCTCCGCGCCGGGGCGACCGACCGGGCCTACCTTTCCTCGGGTTTCAGCTATAATGTGGGCCGAGCCGGGCAGTTGGATTTGAACCACGGGGCCGCTTTCTCGCTCACCCGGGGCTGGTGGCTCAGCGGGGACATTCATTACACGGCCGAGGGCGGCGGCCGGTTGCGCTACAACCACGTGGCGTTCAAAGAAAAGAATTTCGTCGTCCGCCGCGACCTGCACTGTTGGGTGGTGCGCGTGACCTACCGGGAGCGCCCGGGCGTGAACGAATTGTATTTTCGATTGGATTTGAAAACCAACGCGCAAGCGCGCGCGGCGCGGCCGTCGGCGGGCGAAGAGCAGTATTACCCCGCCCGCGACAACCGGGGGGATTACTGA
- a CDS encoding ROK family protein, whose amino-acid sequence MRKGLRLGVDLGGTRVKLGLVDERGRVLDRRAVDTVADPRALARAVWIAARPWMERGVRGTGVGVAGDVDAARGVVRLAPNLGWRGVSVARHFRAAGWTGPLCFENDATAAAWGAYHMELHCRVGSLVLIALGTGVGGGLVFNGALYRGATGSAGEIGHLVVDPKGPRCGCGGRGCLETYLGAVGLSAEAARRDAARGRKNTDVTPLDLARRARRGDPVARAVWDRAGRALGAALANLVNTLNPEVILFTGGVARAAPLFLPTARRILRATAFPAPARAARFRVSRDPESLGLVGAALLVE is encoded by the coding sequence ATGAGGAAGGGCTTGCGGTTGGGCGTCGATCTGGGCGGCACGCGCGTCAAATTGGGGTTGGTCGACGAACGCGGGCGCGTTCTGGATCGCCGCGCCGTGGACACGGTGGCGGATCCCCGGGCCCTCGCGCGGGCGGTGTGGATCGCCGCCCGGCCCTGGATGGAGCGGGGGGTTCGGGGGACGGGGGTGGGCGTGGCGGGCGACGTGGACGCCGCCCGGGGTGTGGTCCGGTTGGCGCCCAATCTGGGATGGCGCGGGGTGTCGGTGGCCCGCCATTTCCGGGCGGCGGGGTGGACGGGTCCCCTTTGTTTCGAGAACGACGCCACGGCCGCGGCCTGGGGCGCCTACCATATGGAATTGCATTGCCGCGTGGGGTCGCTGGTGTTGATCGCCCTGGGGACGGGGGTGGGGGGCGGGTTGGTTTTTAACGGGGCTCTGTACCGCGGGGCCACCGGCTCGGCGGGCGAAATCGGCCACCTGGTGGTCGATCCGAAAGGGCCGCGCTGCGGGTGCGGCGGACGGGGTTGCCTGGAAACCTATTTGGGGGCGGTGGGGCTGTCCGCCGAGGCCGCGCGGCGCGACGCCGCGCGCGGCCGCAAAAACACCGACGTGACCCCGCTCGACTTGGCCCGCCGCGCCCGGCGGGGCGATCCGGTGGCCCGCGCCGTCTGGGACCGGGCCGGACGGGCCCTGGGCGCGGCCCTCGCCAATCTCGTCAACACGCTCAATCCGGAAGTGATCCTGTTCACGGGCGGGGTGGCGCGGGCGGCCCCGTTGTTCCTGCCCACCGCGCGACGGATTCTGCGCGCGACGGCTTTCCCCGCGCCGGCCCGGGCGGCGCGCTTTCGCGTCAGTCGGGACCCGGAGTCCCTGGGCCTGGTGGGCGCGGCGCTCCTGGTCGAATGA
- a CDS encoding bifunctional folylpolyglutamate synthase/dihydrofolate synthase — protein sequence MAAPAPVIRPGLSRVRAALDRLGHPEDSFAAVLVAGTNGKGSVAALTASALRAAGHRAGLYTSPHLVAPQERIRVDDRTIPPSDAARLARRARAAARGLTEFEVQTLVAFLWFAETGVDIAVLEAGLGGRWDATNAFPAPEVAVITSIGHDHRDWLGPTLRHIYREKREIARPGTALIQNLPRFLWPEARRWAAATGVPTETLGLDFRWSAGRSTPAGEAFALDPGRRPLRVPFRGPHQRDNAAIAARVIGALRRRGWFVPDRAMRRGFAAARWPGRFQVIRRRPPVVVDGAHNAEAATALARAWKTAFGPRRAALVFACLNDKDAPAIARALSGVVARAVTMDLPTPRGRSARDLAALWSRRVPAETAPSFAAAWERVKGEPVLIAGSLYLAGAALKHFGRCP from the coding sequence GTGGCCGCCCCGGCCCCCGTCATCCGGCCCGGCCTTTCCCGCGTGCGGGCCGCCCTGGACCGGCTGGGCCACCCCGAAGATTCTTTCGCCGCCGTTTTGGTGGCGGGCACCAACGGAAAGGGTTCCGTGGCGGCCCTCACGGCGTCCGCGCTCCGCGCCGCCGGACACCGCGCGGGACTCTACACCTCGCCCCATTTGGTCGCGCCGCAAGAGCGGATCCGGGTGGACGACCGGACCATCCCTCCCTCCGACGCGGCCCGTCTCGCGCGGAGGGCCCGCGCCGCCGCCCGCGGACTCACGGAATTCGAGGTCCAAACCCTCGTCGCTTTTCTTTGGTTCGCTGAAACCGGGGTTGACATCGCCGTTTTAGAGGCCGGCCTGGGCGGCCGATGGGACGCCACCAACGCCTTCCCCGCCCCCGAGGTTGCGGTGATCACCTCCATCGGCCACGATCACCGCGATTGGTTGGGGCCCACCTTGCGGCACATCTACCGCGAGAAACGGGAAATCGCCCGGCCGGGGACGGCCTTGATTCAAAATTTGCCCCGTTTTTTGTGGCCCGAAGCGCGCCGGTGGGCCGCGGCGACCGGGGTGCCGACCGAAACCCTGGGGTTGGATTTTCGCTGGTCGGCGGGTCGTTCGACCCCGGCGGGAGAAGCGTTCGCGCTGGACCCCGGCCGGCGGCCCCTGCGTGTGCCTTTTCGAGGGCCGCACCAGCGGGACAACGCGGCGATCGCCGCGCGGGTCATCGGCGCCCTGCGTCGCCGGGGGTGGTTCGTGCCGGACCGGGCGATGCGGCGGGGTTTCGCCGCGGCCCGTTGGCCGGGACGGTTCCAGGTCATCCGTCGGCGTCCCCCCGTCGTGGTGGACGGCGCGCACAACGCCGAGGCCGCGACGGCCCTGGCCCGCGCCTGGAAGACCGCCTTCGGTCCCCGCCGCGCGGCCTTGGTGTTCGCCTGCCTGAACGACAAGGACGCCCCGGCGATCGCGCGGGCGTTGTCCGGCGTGGTGGCGCGCGCGGTGACGATGGATTTGCCGACGCCCCGGGGGCGGTCGGCCCGGGACCTGGCGGCGCTGTGGTCCCGCCGCGTCCCGGCGGAAACCGCGCCCTCGTTCGCCGCGGCCTGGGAGCGGGTGAAAGGCGAGCCCGTCTTGATCGCGGGCTCGTTGTACCTGGCCGGGGCGGCGTTGAAACATTTCGGGAGGTGTCCATGA
- a CDS encoding acetyl-CoA carboxylase carboxyltransferase subunit beta, whose translation MAVDESGQKKRVPHGLWTKCPKCEQIIYNKELAKNLKVCPKCHYPLRTSARERLAQLVDEGTFEEIGASLAAADPLGFVDTAAYADRIKESRKKTGERDAILAGVGAVAGQRVALAVLDFGFMGGSMGSVVGEKVTETIERAIADKIPALVVSASGGARMQEGILSLFQMAKTSAALGRLEKARLPFISLVTDPTTGGVTASFAMLGDVILAEPKALVAFAGPRVIEQTIRQTLPQGFQQSEFLLKHGMVDMVVDRAHLKERLGRLLAFFMDARKNLAK comes from the coding sequence ATGGCCGTTGATGAATCGGGACAAAAGAAACGTGTGCCCCACGGACTTTGGACGAAATGCCCCAAGTGCGAGCAAATCATTTACAACAAAGAGCTCGCCAAAAACCTGAAAGTGTGCCCGAAGTGCCATTACCCCCTGCGCACCAGCGCTCGGGAACGGCTGGCGCAACTGGTGGACGAGGGCACCTTCGAAGAGATCGGCGCTTCCCTGGCGGCCGCGGACCCGTTGGGGTTCGTCGACACGGCGGCCTACGCGGACCGCATCAAGGAAAGCCGTAAAAAAACCGGGGAGCGCGACGCCATCCTGGCCGGGGTCGGCGCCGTCGCCGGCCAGCGGGTGGCCCTCGCGGTGTTGGATTTCGGGTTCATGGGCGGCAGCATGGGCAGCGTGGTGGGGGAGAAAGTGACCGAAACCATCGAACGCGCCATCGCCGACAAAATCCCCGCCCTGGTGGTCTCCGCCTCGGGCGGCGCCCGCATGCAGGAAGGCATCTTGTCGTTGTTCCAAATGGCCAAAACCAGCGCGGCCCTGGGGCGGTTGGAGAAGGCCCGCTTGCCGTTCATTTCTCTCGTGACCGACCCCACCACCGGGGGGGTGACCGCCAGTTTCGCCATGCTGGGCGACGTCATCCTCGCGGAGCCCAAGGCCCTGGTGGCCTTCGCGGGGCCCCGGGTGATCGAACAGACCATTCGGCAAACCTTGCCCCAGGGTTTCCAGCAATCCGAGTTCCTTCTGAAACACGGCATGGTCGACATGGTGGTCGACCGGGCCCACTTGAAAGAACGTCTCGGTCGTTTGTTGGCCTTTTTCATGGACGCCCGAAAAAACCTCGCCAAGTAG
- a CDS encoding tryptophan synthase subunit alpha, whose translation MRTLSNRIDRAFDALRRQKRKALIAYLTGGFPTLAATDRAARNLAAAGVDLLEIGVPFSDPIADGPTLQYSAHKALENGTTLARLLEWAGRFRRRSSIPLVFMTYMNPVHRFGVARFAAAARRAGVDGVIVPDLPLEEAAVLEKPLAAAGLALIHLVAPTTPPARRARIAARTRGFLYAVSLTGVTGARAALPRDLEAFVRDVKRRSPAPVAVGFGISTPAAAARVARVADGVIVGSALVQRLRDRRPLLPFVRSLRRALDGAPSSFYRGGPHGR comes from the coding sequence ATGAGAACCCTTTCGAACCGCATCGACCGCGCCTTTGACGCCCTGCGCCGCCAAAAGCGCAAGGCGCTCATCGCCTATCTCACCGGGGGTTTCCCGACCCTGGCGGCCACGGACCGCGCGGCGCGAAACTTGGCCGCCGCCGGGGTGGATTTGCTGGAAATCGGCGTGCCGTTTTCGGACCCCATCGCCGACGGGCCGACGCTCCAATATTCCGCTCACAAAGCGCTGGAGAACGGAACGACCCTGGCGCGCCTGTTGGAATGGGCGGGGCGATTTCGCCGTCGGTCGTCGATCCCCTTGGTGTTCATGACGTACATGAACCCCGTCCATCGGTTCGGTGTCGCCCGGTTCGCGGCGGCCGCCCGCCGGGCGGGCGTCGACGGGGTCATTGTCCCCGATTTGCCCCTGGAGGAGGCCGCCGTCCTTGAAAAGCCGCTCGCCGCGGCCGGTCTGGCGCTGATCCATCTGGTGGCCCCCACGACGCCCCCGGCGCGCCGCGCGCGGATCGCCGCCCGGACCCGGGGGTTCCTCTACGCGGTTTCCCTCACCGGAGTCACGGGCGCCCGGGCCGCCCTGCCCCGGGATCTGGAGGCGTTCGTTCGGGACGTGAAGCGCCGGTCCCCGGCGCCGGTGGCCGTGGGCTTCGGCATTTCGACCCCGGCGGCCGCGGCGCGCGTGGCCCGGGTTGCCGACGGCGTCATCGTCGGTTCCGCCCTCGTCCAGCGCCTGCGGGACCGGCGGCCGCTGCTCCCTTTTGTGCGTTCCTTGCGCCGCGCGTTGGACGGCGCTCCATCTTCTTTCTATCGAGGAGGCCCCCATGGCCGTTGA
- a CDS encoding NAD-dependent epimerase/dehydratase family protein — protein MARVLITGGAGFIGARTAGRLDAAGHRVRVLDVLDPQIHGPRAGFPRDLPRGVETVRGDVRDARTVNRALGDIDAVFHFAARTGTGQGQYQIAEYVDTNVGGTAALLNGIVRRARPPRLILASSRAVYGEGPVRCPRHGPIRPAERNPGDLARGDFDLKCPRCGSRVDSALCDENQPTDPRSLYAVTKKHQEDLCREAARSHGVPVVILRYFNVYGAGQSLHNPYTGVATVFFNRLMAGAPVDLYERGRPTRDFVHVNDVVRANHAALSRRAATDGPINIGGGRAVSVRTLAAALGRAIGRPAVFRDEGLYRVGDILACTADLRRARRMLGFRPRVSLERGLKEFAEWAMRQVPRGGLPYARTLRELARFGLLGKARDS, from the coding sequence ATGGCCCGCGTTTTGATCACCGGAGGCGCCGGTTTCATCGGCGCGCGCACGGCCGGCCGCCTCGACGCGGCCGGCCACCGCGTCCGCGTTTTGGACGTCCTCGACCCGCAGATACACGGCCCGCGCGCGGGTTTTCCCCGGGACCTGCCGCGGGGGGTCGAGACCGTCCGCGGCGATGTGCGCGACGCCCGAACGGTGAACCGGGCGCTGGGGGACATCGACGCGGTGTTTCATTTCGCGGCCCGCACCGGCACGGGCCAAGGCCAATACCAAATCGCCGAATACGTCGACACGAACGTCGGGGGAACCGCCGCCCTCCTGAACGGGATCGTGCGCCGGGCCCGCCCCCCCCGGTTGATCCTCGCTTCTTCGCGGGCGGTTTACGGGGAAGGCCCTGTCCGTTGCCCGCGACACGGCCCGATCCGCCCCGCGGAACGAAACCCCGGGGACCTCGCCCGCGGCGATTTTGATTTGAAATGCCCGCGGTGCGGATCCCGCGTCGATTCGGCCCTCTGCGACGAAAACCAGCCCACCGACCCCCGCTCCCTTTACGCGGTGACGAAAAAACACCAAGAAGACCTCTGCCGGGAAGCGGCCCGGAGCCACGGTGTTCCGGTGGTGATCCTCCGGTATTTCAACGTTTACGGGGCCGGCCAGTCGCTCCACAACCCCTACACCGGTGTGGCGACCGTTTTTTTTAATCGTCTCATGGCGGGCGCGCCCGTCGATCTTTACGAGCGCGGCCGACCGACCCGGGATTTCGTTCACGTGAACGACGTGGTCCGGGCCAACCACGCCGCCTTGTCGCGGCGCGCCGCCACCGACGGTCCGATCAACATCGGCGGCGGGCGGGCGGTCTCCGTGCGAACCCTGGCCGCGGCGCTCGGGCGGGCCATCGGCCGCCCGGCGGTCTTCCGCGACGAAGGTCTCTATCGGGTGGGCGACATCCTCGCCTGCACGGCGGACCTCCGGCGGGCGCGACGGATGTTGGGGTTCCGTCCCCGGGTATCGTTGGAACGCGGCCTCAAAGAATTTGCGGAATGGGCGATGCGGCAAGTCCCGCGCGGAGGGCTCCCCTACGCGCGGACACTGCGGGAGCTCGCGCGTTTCGGTTTGCTGGGAAAGGCCCGGGATTCCTAA